In Duganella zoogloeoides, a single genomic region encodes these proteins:
- a CDS encoding phage tail terminator-like protein → MSNKIIRSALEGHLKAWAAAQVPPLPVFLENRSKVPATGERHLRADLMPAETLDPSQGAQHRRYHGMYQVGVFLPENEGTGDADDLAKAIEVLFKCPTVIAKLGLNVRIMQTPSIVASRPDGAGFWMTPITIKYSADDFS, encoded by the coding sequence ATGAGCAACAAGATCATCCGCTCCGCGCTCGAAGGTCACCTCAAGGCTTGGGCCGCCGCGCAGGTGCCGCCGCTGCCGGTGTTCCTTGAGAACCGGAGCAAGGTGCCGGCCACGGGCGAGCGCCACCTGCGTGCCGACCTGATGCCGGCGGAAACACTCGACCCCAGCCAAGGCGCGCAGCACCGGCGCTACCACGGCATGTATCAGGTGGGCGTGTTCCTGCCTGAGAACGAGGGCACCGGCGACGCCGACGATTTGGCTAAAGCCATCGAGGTGCTGTTCAAGTGTCCGACCGTTATCGCCAAGCTGGGCCTCAACGTCCGCATCATGCAGACGCCATCGATTGTCGCCTCGCGGCCCGACGGCGCCGGCTTCTGGATGACACCCATCACCATCAAATACTCGGCTGACGACTTCAGCTAA
- a CDS encoding DnaT-like ssDNA-binding protein codes for MPLIIETGAGLPDADSYASVAEADRQLAALGVTYWAPLDESDKEVALRNATRFMRTNYRLRWAGQRVHQTQALDWPRYDVCVDGWPVRSDVVPTEVVSACIDLAARAGRGEQLMPDLDTGSNVVKRDKTGPLETEYFQNTTEARERFVAVDAALAPFFGATGGAGMIKLVRG; via the coding sequence ATGCCCCTCATCATCGAAACCGGCGCCGGCCTGCCGGATGCTGACAGCTATGCCAGCGTGGCCGAGGCTGATCGCCAGCTGGCCGCCTTGGGCGTGACCTACTGGGCGCCGCTGGATGAGTCCGACAAAGAAGTCGCGCTCCGCAACGCGACCCGGTTCATGCGTACGAACTACCGCCTGCGCTGGGCCGGCCAGCGCGTCCACCAGACCCAAGCGCTGGACTGGCCGCGCTACGACGTCTGCGTTGACGGGTGGCCTGTCCGCAGCGACGTCGTGCCGACTGAGGTTGTCAGCGCCTGCATCGACCTGGCGGCGCGGGCAGGGCGCGGCGAGCAGCTGATGCCCGATCTCGACACCGGCTCGAACGTCGTGAAGCGCGACAAGACCGGTCCGCTGGAGACGGAATACTTCCAGAACACGACCGAGGCGCGCGAGCGCTTCGTGGCCGTGGATGCCGCGCTGGCGCCGTTCTTCGGCGCGACCGGTGGCGCGGGCATGATCAAGTTGGTGCGCGGATGA
- a CDS encoding phage tail tube protein: protein MPIQTQVLTKVIRKKEAVFGTLAGATGAREFRKVSDSIALKKNKIQSAAIQTNAQRPMARHGGRTVDGNIGVELALGLIDSELASVVRRDWTAVGPLTNLTVTASAAAPHFVRAAGSWVTDGLALGMLVKFSGFTAGAAANNGKLYTIIALTATEITVAETVVAAASAAAIGLTVPGKITYIPETGHTNDSYTIEKWYSAVGESYRFTGQRVASINIGLAADDKVSAEIAYMGQDRKKDVAQYFTNPAAPGGGDMLVTPSGLAIINGKATKVCTNFSLDINGNASVGKVVGANVTPDVFMDMIDVSGQISVYYENGEMDDYFDQEQAISLINRLDDGIGGAFVIAMPYVKVFGGGESGDKEIIRQYDYTAGPNAAGTGAGKSTILLQDTTLV from the coding sequence ATGCCTATTCAAACCCAAGTTCTGACCAAGGTCATCCGCAAGAAGGAGGCCGTGTTCGGCACGCTGGCCGGCGCCACCGGCGCGCGCGAGTTCCGCAAAGTCAGCGACAGCATCGCGCTGAAGAAGAACAAAATCCAGTCCGCCGCAATCCAGACCAACGCGCAGCGGCCGATGGCGCGCCACGGCGGCCGCACCGTCGACGGCAACATCGGCGTCGAGCTGGCCCTGGGCCTGATCGATTCCGAGCTCGCTTCGGTAGTGCGTCGGGACTGGACGGCTGTGGGGCCGCTCACCAACCTGACCGTGACGGCCTCGGCCGCCGCGCCACACTTCGTCCGCGCCGCTGGCTCGTGGGTCACCGACGGCCTTGCCCTGGGCATGCTGGTCAAATTCAGCGGCTTCACCGCCGGCGCCGCTGCGAACAACGGCAAGCTGTACACGATCATCGCGCTCACCGCCACCGAGATCACCGTGGCCGAGACGGTCGTGGCCGCCGCCAGCGCCGCGGCCATCGGCCTGACCGTACCTGGCAAGATTACCTACATCCCTGAGACCGGTCACACCAACGACAGCTACACCATCGAGAAATGGTACAGCGCCGTGGGAGAATCCTACCGCTTCACTGGCCAGCGCGTGGCCTCTATCAACATCGGACTGGCTGCCGATGATAAAGTCTCGGCCGAAATCGCGTATATGGGCCAAGACCGCAAAAAAGATGTGGCACAGTACTTCACCAACCCCGCCGCTCCTGGCGGTGGCGACATGCTGGTCACGCCTTCTGGCCTGGCGATCATCAACGGCAAGGCCACCAAGGTCTGCACCAACTTCAGCCTCGACATCAACGGCAATGCGTCAGTTGGCAAGGTGGTTGGCGCGAACGTCACGCCGGACGTCTTCATGGACATGATCGATGTCAGCGGCCAGATCAGCGTGTACTACGAGAACGGCGAAATGGATGACTACTTCGACCAGGAGCAGGCCATCTCGCTGATCAACCGCCTCGACGATGGTATCGGCGGCGCGTTCGTCATCGCCATGCCGTACGTGAAAGTATTCGGCGGCGGCGAGTCGGGCGACAAGGAGATTATCCGCCAGTACGACTACACGGCGGGCCCGAATGCCGCTGGCACCGGCGCCGGCAAATCGACCATCCTGCTTCAGGATACCACCCTGGTGTAG
- a CDS encoding phage tail assembly chaperone: MRWHLEKVLEQTGITPPQLDTPPIPHELVHVWEYFCQMSAKRTCGAMAANPISDEQVMAWERRHGIRLSPFEGECVDALDQVFLTSE; this comes from the coding sequence TTGCGCTGGCACCTGGAGAAGGTGCTGGAGCAGACCGGCATCACGCCGCCGCAGCTCGACACCCCACCGATCCCGCATGAGTTGGTGCACGTCTGGGAATACTTCTGCCAGATGAGCGCCAAGCGCACTTGCGGCGCCATGGCAGCCAATCCCATTTCCGACGAGCAGGTGATGGCCTGGGAGCGGCGGCATGGCATCCGCCTGTCGCCGTTCGAGGGCGAATGCGTCGACGCGCTGGACCAGGTTTTCCTGACTAGCGAGTAG